Below is a window of bacterium DNA.
CGCCGAAATCCCCGAGCGCGAGCGCCGCCTGGTACGCCTTCTCGGCCTCGTCGAAATCGCCGTGCTGCGCGTGAGCCGCGCCCAGCGAGTTGAGGACATCGGGGTCCCCCGGGTTGGCGGCGCGCGCCCGCGCCAGGTGCGGGAGCGCCCAGTCCGGCTCCCCCCGCATGAGATAGACCTGCCCCATCTGGAAGTCCGCGCTGATCCGCTCGCGGCCGGCGCCGAACCAGTCCGGGAAGACCGC
It encodes the following:
- a CDS encoding tetratricopeptide repeat protein, whose protein sequence is AVFPDWFGAGRERISADFQMGQVYLMRGEPDWALPHLARARAANPGDPDVLNSLGAAHAQHGDFDEAEKAYQAALALGDFGEVWFNLGVVAERRGPQFRGLAAERYRRALAADPTSARARANLEALDGADEAGL